In a single window of the Bacillus mycoides genome:
- a CDS encoding HAMP domain-containing histidine kinase, translated as MVVFLTVVIIILLIVIYVQYKIRKNSSRNLRYTYEKLNRIVKEQTGEKLLIMTDDLELQKLLVAINHLLDAKQKTNADHAKVEISMRKMLSNISHDLKTPLTVILGYTEMLNKDKTINEEEQQILLEKVHVKTLEVMELIHKFFDLAKLESGDKAIEMTKVNMNEVCREKILSFYDLVTTKGFQVHIDIPERNIYALGNVEVLGRVLNNLISNAITYGDDGKTLGMTLRDDETSVYIDVWDTGKGIDESHIDKVFERMYTLEDSRNRLYQGSGLGLTITKRLVEAMDGEIHLSSKPYEKTIFTVVLTKMLF; from the coding sequence ATGGTTGTATTTTTAACAGTGGTGATTATTATATTGCTTATCGTTATTTACGTGCAATATAAAATTAGAAAAAATAGTAGTAGGAATTTACGCTACACGTATGAGAAGTTAAATCGAATTGTAAAAGAACAAACTGGTGAGAAGCTATTAATTATGACAGATGATCTAGAATTGCAAAAGTTATTAGTGGCGATTAATCATTTATTAGATGCAAAACAGAAAACGAATGCAGATCATGCGAAAGTGGAAATTTCGATGAGAAAAATGCTTTCAAATATTTCACATGATTTGAAAACACCACTAACAGTTATTCTTGGATATACCGAAATGTTAAATAAGGATAAAACGATAAATGAGGAAGAGCAGCAAATATTACTCGAAAAGGTGCATGTAAAAACACTAGAAGTGATGGAACTGATTCATAAGTTTTTTGATTTAGCAAAATTAGAATCCGGTGACAAAGCAATCGAGATGACAAAAGTAAATATGAATGAAGTTTGTCGCGAGAAGATTTTATCTTTTTATGATTTAGTGACGACGAAAGGGTTTCAAGTTCATATTGATATACCAGAAAGAAATATATATGCACTTGGAAATGTAGAAGTATTAGGTAGAGTATTGAATAATTTAATATCAAATGCGATTACATATGGTGACGATGGAAAGACACTTGGTATGACGTTAAGAGATGATGAAACGAGTGTGTATATAGATGTATGGGATACAGGAAAAGGAATTGATGAATCTCATATTGATAAAGTGTTTGAGCGTATGTACACGCTTGAAGATTCCAGAAATAGATTGTACCAAGGAAGCGGTTTAGGGTTAACGATTACGAAAAGGCTTGTGGAAGCGATGGACGGAGAAATACATCTTTCTAGTAAGCCGTATGAAAAAACAATTTTTACAGTTGTATTAACAAAGATGCTGTTTTAG